A DNA window from Nocardioides palaemonis contains the following coding sequences:
- a CDS encoding (2Fe-2S)-binding protein produces MTTETTEQLHDVRLHVNGAVHEVRVPARRLLSDALRHDCGLTGTHVGCEHGVCGACTVLVDGSPVRSCLMFAVSAVDAEITTVEGLTEDDGTEQGRLSPVQQAFSDCHGLQCGFCTPGFLTTITAGLRDNPEPTEDEAREMVAGNLCRCTGYQNIVKSVLRASEIAAEREGESA; encoded by the coding sequence ATGACCACCGAGACCACGGAGCAGCTCCACGACGTGCGGCTGCACGTCAACGGCGCGGTCCACGAGGTCCGGGTGCCCGCACGGCGCCTGCTGTCCGACGCGCTCCGCCACGACTGCGGCCTCACCGGCACCCACGTCGGCTGCGAGCACGGCGTCTGCGGCGCGTGCACGGTGCTCGTCGACGGGTCGCCGGTGCGCTCGTGCCTGATGTTCGCGGTCTCCGCGGTCGACGCCGAGATCACCACCGTGGAAGGGCTCACCGAGGACGACGGCACGGAGCAGGGCCGGCTGAGCCCGGTGCAGCAGGCGTTCTCCGACTGCCACGGCCTGCAGTGCGGCTTCTGCACGCCCGGCTTCCTCACCACGATCACCGCCGGCCTGCGCGACAACCCCGAGCCCACCGAGGACGAGGCGCGCGAGATGGTCGCCGGCAACCTGTGCCGCTGCACCGGCTACCAGAACATCGTGAAGTCGGTCCTGCGAGCCAGTGAGATCGCCGCCGAGCGCGAGGGGGAGTCCGCGTGA
- a CDS encoding FAD binding domain-containing protein, producing the protein MKPAPFAYLRPSGLEEALAALAREPGAKVLAGGQSLVPLLSMRLAAPSMLIDINALPDLGHVTTSREGDGAGVRVGALARHAEVLADRAAGEVQPLLALALSHVAHATIRNRGTTVGSLVHADAAAEMPMVLRLLDGSVDVASVRGRRTIPAAELFVGPLESTLAHDEIAVEAFFPALPATAGVAFQEIARRHGDYALVGVAAVVELDGDRVGRARMGFVSVSDVPAVVDVTDALDDPAAKALAELEPADDIHATAAYRAHLVKVLAPRVLAAATDHARARAGEVTPA; encoded by the coding sequence ATGAAGCCCGCACCCTTCGCCTACCTGCGACCGTCCGGCCTCGAGGAAGCCCTCGCGGCGCTCGCGAGGGAGCCGGGGGCGAAGGTGCTGGCCGGCGGTCAGTCCCTGGTCCCGCTGCTCTCCATGCGGCTGGCCGCACCGTCGATGCTCATCGACATCAACGCCCTGCCGGACCTCGGCCACGTCACCACCTCCCGCGAGGGGGACGGGGCCGGGGTCCGGGTCGGGGCACTCGCCCGGCACGCCGAGGTCCTGGCCGACCGGGCGGCCGGCGAGGTCCAGCCGCTCCTCGCGCTGGCCCTGTCCCACGTCGCGCACGCGACCATCCGCAACCGCGGCACGACGGTCGGCTCGCTCGTCCACGCCGACGCGGCCGCCGAGATGCCGATGGTGCTCCGGCTGCTGGATGGCTCGGTCGACGTCGCGTCGGTGCGCGGACGTCGTACGATCCCGGCCGCCGAGCTGTTCGTCGGTCCGCTGGAGTCGACGCTGGCCCACGACGAGATCGCCGTCGAGGCGTTCTTCCCGGCACTGCCGGCCACCGCCGGCGTCGCGTTCCAGGAGATCGCCCGCCGCCACGGCGACTACGCCCTCGTCGGCGTCGCCGCCGTCGTCGAGCTCGACGGCGACCGGGTGGGGCGGGCCCGGATGGGCTTCGTGTCGGTCTCCGACGTGCCCGCCGTCGTCGACGTCACCGACGCCCTCGACGACCCCGCCGCGAAGGCGCTGGCCGAGCTCGAGCCGGCCGACGACATCCACGCGACCGCCGCCTACCGCGCGCACCTGGTGAAGGTGCTCGCGCCCCGCGTCCTGGCGGCCGCGACCGACCACGCCCGCGCCCGGGCAGGAGAGGTGACCCCCGCATGA
- a CDS encoding uracil-xanthine permease family protein: MSMFKWDVVDPAPGEAVLPHQRLPWGKTIGLGAQHVVAMFGATFVFPLVMGLDANLAIMFSGLCTILFLLIVQNRVPSYLGTSASFVASVAAIRLLDTNNDSSYVTGAILVGGLVLAAVGVLVHFAGAQLIHRVLPPAVTGAVVMLIGFNLAPVVAGIYWPQDQWVALLTAAFMVFASVALPGFWSRIAVFLALIFGYVLSFFADVVFGPITSVLGGATEATEHDRVSWAGVQAADWIGLPSGTLADGVSVVHAPSFSLTAILLVLPGVIALVAENTGHVKAVAEMTGENLDPYMGRAIGADGIATAFASAFGGSPTTTYAENIGVMGATRVYSSAAYYVAALVAILLGLCPKFGAIVNATPGGVLGGITVVLYGMIGLVGAKIWVENGIDFGNPVNMVGLAGGLIAGIGGVTLTFGDDFELGGIALGTILVIVFFHMVKGRGGHGAGTVTRNLSHPDYDGGVDDAASGGSTTR; encoded by the coding sequence ATGTCGATGTTCAAGTGGGACGTGGTCGATCCCGCTCCCGGCGAGGCGGTGCTCCCGCACCAGCGGCTGCCGTGGGGCAAGACGATCGGTCTCGGCGCCCAGCACGTGGTCGCCATGTTCGGCGCCACCTTCGTGTTCCCGCTCGTGATGGGCCTGGACGCCAACCTGGCGATCATGTTCTCGGGCCTGTGCACGATCCTGTTCCTCCTCATCGTCCAGAACCGGGTCCCGAGCTATCTCGGCACCAGCGCGTCGTTCGTGGCCTCGGTCGCGGCGATCCGCCTGCTCGACACCAACAACGACTCGTCCTACGTCACCGGCGCGATCCTCGTCGGCGGCCTGGTGCTCGCCGCGGTCGGCGTGCTCGTCCACTTCGCCGGTGCCCAGCTGATCCACCGCGTCCTGCCGCCGGCCGTGACCGGCGCGGTCGTCATGCTGATCGGCTTCAACCTCGCCCCGGTCGTGGCCGGCATCTACTGGCCCCAGGACCAGTGGGTCGCGCTGCTCACCGCGGCGTTCATGGTCTTCGCCTCCGTCGCGCTGCCCGGCTTCTGGTCGCGCATCGCGGTCTTCCTCGCGCTGATCTTCGGCTACGTCCTGTCGTTCTTCGCCGACGTCGTGTTCGGACCGATCACCTCCGTCCTCGGCGGCGCCACCGAGGCCACCGAGCACGACCGCGTGTCGTGGGCCGGTGTCCAGGCCGCCGACTGGATCGGCCTGCCGAGCGGCACCCTCGCCGACGGCGTCTCGGTCGTCCACGCCCCGTCGTTCTCGCTCACCGCGATCCTCCTCGTCCTGCCCGGCGTCATCGCGCTCGTCGCGGAGAACACCGGCCACGTCAAGGCGGTCGCCGAGATGACCGGCGAGAACCTCGACCCCTACATGGGTCGCGCCATCGGCGCCGACGGCATCGCCACCGCCTTCGCCAGCGCGTTCGGCGGCTCGCCCACCACGACGTACGCCGAGAACATCGGCGTCATGGGCGCCACCCGCGTCTACTCCTCGGCCGCCTACTACGTCGCCGCGCTCGTGGCGATCCTGCTCGGCCTGTGCCCGAAGTTCGGCGCCATCGTCAACGCGACCCCGGGTGGCGTCCTCGGCGGCATCACGGTTGTCCTCTACGGGATGATCGGTCTGGTGGGTGCGAAGATCTGGGTGGAGAACGGCATCGACTTCGGCAACCCGGTCAACATGGTCGGCCTGGCCGGTGGCCTGATCGCCGGCATCGGTGGCGTGACGCTCACCTTCGGTGACGACTTCGAGCTCGGCGGCATCGCCCTCGGCACGATCCTGGTCATCGTCTTCTTCCACATGGTCAAGGGGCGCGGGGGCCACGGTGCCGGCACCGTCACCCGCAACCTGAGCCACCCCGACTACGACGGCGGCGTCGACGACGCGGCCTCTGGAGGCAGCACCACCCGATGA
- a CDS encoding GNAT family N-acetyltransferase: MALPLTVGDWPPAPIRTERLVLRPPEARDRPLVIDLGCDPEVNRYTGGGRDRAQLEADMPATPADRPGQFIVEHEGGFVGWFGVSRHDPDRPGRVLPDGGELELSYVTPAAAWGRGFATEAGTAVLDWVDARFDEPVVLCTQVANRASRRLAARLGFVEADRFEEFGAEQWFGVRHPRSR; this comes from the coding sequence ATGGCGCTGCCTCTCACCGTCGGCGACTGGCCGCCGGCCCCGATCCGCACCGAGCGCCTGGTGCTGCGGCCTCCCGAGGCGCGCGATCGTCCCCTGGTGATCGACCTGGGCTGCGACCCGGAGGTCAACCGCTACACCGGCGGCGGTCGCGACCGCGCCCAGCTCGAGGCGGACATGCCGGCGACTCCTGCCGACCGACCCGGCCAGTTCATCGTCGAGCACGAGGGCGGCTTCGTGGGCTGGTTCGGCGTCTCCCGGCACGACCCCGACCGACCCGGACGCGTGCTGCCGGACGGCGGCGAGCTCGAGCTGAGCTACGTCACCCCGGCCGCGGCCTGGGGCCGCGGATTCGCGACCGAGGCCGGAACGGCGGTCCTCGACTGGGTGGACGCCCGCTTCGACGAGCCCGTCGTGCTGTGCACCCAGGTCGCCAACCGCGCGTCGCGCCGCCTGGCCGCCCGGCTCGGGTTCGTGGAGGCCGACCGGTTCGAGGAGTTCGGGGCCGAGCAGTGGTTCGGCGTGCGCCACCCGCGATCGCGGTGA
- a CDS encoding PucR family transcriptional regulator gives MNDPEAVAALERADALHTALTHIVLEGGDLAAIAEAVGDALGCGVVFTSTDGRERAAHLDEADRAALSDAGLLDPTGRVRVERIDTGGTAVGEGQALLRRVVAAGVDLARLVALRTSGTIHESDVHALERAAIVAALLVTRVEAITAVENKYQGDFLRDVFLGRAGEEDYVAEHAQAFGWVLDRPVVVVVAVLDPDALAAQGAADDRRAWHDRFAQAWRQVAVGGDPTVASVAFSREVVTLVPVDPEAGPVAARAAVDRMIEGVRGDRGGGRISFSAGVSRVARDVGELPEAFRQAQRSVEIGRRVHGGGSVTRFDQLGLHRLLALVPDSAELSAFAADVLGPLAERTPEAADLRETLQVLLDTNFNVAEAARAQFFHYNTMRYRVGKLQRILGPVASDPHLRLDVAVALRALEIAE, from the coding sequence ATGAACGACCCCGAGGCGGTCGCCGCGCTGGAGCGGGCGGACGCGCTGCACACCGCGCTGACGCACATCGTGCTGGAGGGCGGCGACCTCGCCGCGATCGCGGAGGCGGTGGGCGACGCGCTGGGCTGCGGCGTGGTGTTCACCTCGACCGACGGGCGCGAGCGCGCCGCGCACCTCGACGAGGCGGACCGGGCGGCGCTGTCCGACGCGGGGCTGCTCGACCCCACCGGGCGGGTCCGCGTGGAGCGGATCGACACCGGCGGCACCGCCGTGGGCGAGGGGCAGGCGCTGCTGCGCCGCGTCGTGGCGGCCGGCGTCGACCTCGCACGCCTCGTGGCGCTGCGCACCAGCGGCACGATCCACGAGTCCGACGTGCACGCGCTCGAGCGCGCAGCGATCGTCGCGGCCCTGCTGGTGACGCGCGTCGAGGCGATCACGGCCGTGGAGAACAAGTACCAGGGCGACTTCCTGCGCGACGTCTTCCTCGGCCGCGCCGGCGAGGAGGACTACGTCGCCGAGCACGCGCAGGCGTTCGGCTGGGTGCTCGACCGGCCCGTCGTGGTCGTCGTCGCCGTGCTCGACCCCGACGCGCTGGCGGCCCAGGGCGCCGCCGACGACCGGCGCGCGTGGCACGACCGGTTCGCCCAGGCGTGGCGCCAGGTCGCCGTCGGCGGCGACCCCACGGTCGCCTCGGTCGCGTTCAGCCGCGAGGTCGTGACGCTCGTGCCCGTCGACCCCGAGGCCGGTCCGGTGGCCGCGCGCGCCGCGGTGGACCGGATGATCGAGGGCGTGCGCGGCGACCGTGGCGGCGGGCGGATCTCGTTCTCGGCCGGCGTCAGCCGCGTCGCGCGCGACGTGGGCGAGCTCCCCGAGGCGTTCCGGCAGGCGCAGCGCTCGGTCGAGATCGGACGGCGCGTGCACGGCGGCGGGTCGGTCACCCGCTTCGACCAGCTCGGCCTGCACCGCCTGCTGGCGCTGGTGCCGGACAGCGCGGAGCTGTCGGCCTTCGCCGCCGACGTGCTCGGCCCGCTCGCCGAGCGGACCCCGGAGGCCGCCGACCTGCGCGAGACCCTGCAGGTGCTGCTCGACACCAACTTCAACGTGGCCGAGGCCGCGCGGGCGCAGTTCTTCCACTACAACACGATGCGCTACCGCGTCGGCAAGCTGCAGCGCATCCTCGGTCCCGTCGCCTCCGACCCGCACCTGCGCCTCGACGTCGCCGTCGCGCTGCGGGCCCTCGAGATCGCGGAGTGA
- a CDS encoding oxamate carbamoyltransferase subunit AllH family protein: protein MFAGSVSTPLPVAAPARVLVHLGALPDGPLEVVHASASAVYVDVDGWCLGLVAASASRVPCALWSSEPDLTDLSGEVASRRPTTVTARVEGGGLVVAGRRLRIARVVDTRVTVLPPEVPAIEPARQVVTAHGLDLPADGRLTAAHVDALLGRGPGLTPLGDDVLAGWLVVRAAAGRPDVAVTGAVRRRRAVTTLLSGTLLDCALHGEALPQLGAWLAAPGPATLAALLDVGATSGAGLATGAGLALASLREPCPSAA from the coding sequence ATGTTCGCCGGCTCGGTCTCCACCCCGCTCCCGGTGGCGGCGCCCGCGCGCGTCCTCGTGCACCTCGGAGCGCTGCCCGACGGCCCGCTCGAGGTGGTCCACGCCAGCGCCTCGGCGGTGTACGTCGACGTCGACGGCTGGTGCCTCGGGCTGGTCGCCGCGTCGGCGAGCCGCGTCCCGTGCGCGCTGTGGTCGTCCGAGCCGGACCTGACCGACCTCTCCGGTGAGGTCGCGTCGCGCCGCCCGACCACGGTCACGGCACGCGTCGAGGGCGGCGGGCTCGTCGTGGCCGGACGCCGCCTGCGCATCGCCCGCGTCGTCGACACCCGCGTCACCGTGCTCCCCCCGGAGGTGCCCGCCATCGAGCCGGCGCGCCAGGTCGTCACCGCCCACGGGCTCGACCTCCCTGCCGACGGTCGGCTCACCGCGGCCCACGTCGACGCGCTCCTCGGGCGCGGCCCCGGCCTGACGCCGCTCGGCGACGACGTCCTCGCGGGCTGGCTGGTCGTACGGGCTGCGGCAGGTCGTCCGGACGTCGCGGTCACCGGCGCGGTACGCCGCCGCCGCGCCGTCACGACCCTGCTGTCCGGCACGCTGCTCGACTGCGCGCTGCACGGCGAGGCCCTGCCCCAGCTCGGCGCGTGGCTCGCCGCCCCGGGCCCCGCCACCCTCGCCGCCCTGCTCGACGTCGGCGCCACCTCCGGCGCCGGGCTCGCGACCGGCGCCGGCCTCGCGCTCGCCTCGCTGCGCGAGCCCTGCCCCTCCGCGGCGTAG
- a CDS encoding FdrA family protein, translated as MKDHVELRSGAYADSVTLLQVSRAVQAAPGVVAAQVAMATGLNLEVLTGMGFDVPASSPNDMVVALRLDDDADLAAALAAVDAALVPARPASGASEVAPPRTTGSALRRTGADAVALVSVPGASATVEAMDAVEAGRDVMVFSDNVPVEEEVALKTYATSRGALVMGPDCGTAVIDGVGLGFANTTRPGRIGLVAASGTGCQQLLVLLHHAGAGLDGVGVTHALGVGGRDLSAAVGGLSTREALRRLDADPDVDLVVVVSKPPAPEVAEALAKDAEALATPVELGLLGRGQRDLTTVAEAVLERLGHTAPAWPVAGEDNTGAATGPLLRGLFVGGTLCDESMLMASEVLGPVRSNIPLSPELALDSTDPGDLLADTHTMVDFGDDALTQGRAHPMIDPTLRNEQLARAAADPRTGVILLDLVLGHGAEPDPASLLAPAIREARADRAIPVIVSLVGTDLDPQGLDAQRDALVAAGAEVHLSNAAATRRAIQLLEGARA; from the coding sequence ATGAAGGACCACGTCGAGCTGAGGAGCGGCGCCTACGCCGACTCCGTCACCCTGCTGCAGGTGAGCCGGGCGGTGCAGGCCGCGCCCGGTGTCGTCGCCGCGCAGGTCGCGATGGCCACCGGCCTCAACCTCGAGGTGCTCACCGGCATGGGCTTCGACGTGCCGGCCTCCTCGCCCAACGACATGGTCGTCGCGCTGCGCCTCGACGACGACGCCGACCTCGCCGCCGCGCTGGCCGCGGTCGACGCCGCCCTCGTGCCGGCGCGCCCCGCGTCGGGCGCGAGCGAGGTCGCACCCCCGCGCACCACCGGGTCCGCGCTGCGCCGCACCGGCGCCGACGCCGTTGCCCTCGTGTCGGTGCCCGGCGCGAGCGCGACCGTCGAGGCGATGGACGCCGTGGAGGCGGGCCGCGACGTGATGGTCTTCAGCGACAACGTGCCGGTCGAGGAGGAGGTCGCGCTCAAGACGTACGCCACCTCCCGCGGCGCCCTGGTGATGGGCCCCGACTGCGGCACCGCCGTCATCGACGGCGTCGGGCTCGGGTTCGCCAACACCACCCGCCCGGGACGCATCGGCCTCGTCGCCGCGTCCGGCACCGGCTGCCAGCAGCTGCTGGTGCTGCTCCACCACGCGGGCGCCGGCCTCGACGGCGTGGGCGTGACCCATGCGCTCGGCGTGGGCGGCCGCGACCTGTCCGCCGCCGTGGGCGGCCTGTCGACGCGCGAGGCGCTGCGCCGCCTCGACGCCGACCCCGACGTCGACCTCGTCGTCGTGGTCTCCAAGCCCCCGGCCCCCGAGGTCGCCGAGGCGCTCGCGAAGGACGCCGAGGCGCTCGCCACCCCGGTCGAGCTCGGCCTGCTCGGACGCGGCCAGCGCGACCTCACCACCGTCGCCGAGGCGGTCCTTGAGCGGCTCGGCCACACCGCGCCGGCCTGGCCGGTCGCGGGCGAGGACAACACCGGCGCGGCGACCGGCCCGCTGCTGCGCGGCCTCTTCGTCGGCGGCACGCTGTGCGACGAGTCGATGCTGATGGCGTCGGAGGTGCTCGGCCCGGTCCGCAGCAACATCCCGCTGTCGCCCGAGCTGGCCCTCGACTCCACGGACCCGGGCGACCTGCTCGCCGACACCCACACGATGGTGGACTTCGGCGACGACGCGCTCACCCAGGGCCGCGCCCACCCGATGATCGACCCGACGCTGCGCAACGAGCAGCTCGCGCGCGCCGCCGCCGACCCGCGGACCGGCGTGATCCTGCTCGACCTCGTCCTCGGCCACGGCGCCGAGCCCGACCCGGCGTCGCTGCTCGCGCCGGCGATCCGCGAGGCCCGCGCCGACCGCGCGATCCCGGTGATCGTCAGCCTGGTCGGCACCGACCTCGACCCGCAGGGCCTCGACGCCCAGCGCGACGCCCTCGTGGCCGCCGGCGCCGAGGTGCACCTGTCCAACGCCGCGGCCACCCGCCGCGCGATCCAGCTTCTCGAAGGAGCCCGCGCATGA
- a CDS encoding DUF1116 domain-containing protein translates to MSTPLVTVGATSPTVVACGADMFADAVAGQAVDVERVDWRPPMPGTEADLAAVATDPRRPEANRRAVEAMLGVTAHLVDVAPASEVLGLERGQFLHAGPPIAWEQASGPLRGALMGGAALEGLVDDPEDAVALFESGSNVSLEPCHHRSAVGPMAGVVTPSMWMWVLEDRATGRRTYCSLNEGLGKVLRYGAYNDEVLTRLRWMGDVLGPLLQAAVRGTAEASDVTGILTQMLQMGDEAHNRNRAGTLMLLRDLSPAMVTSGFDAKDVSEALRFVGGNDHFFLNLAMPACKLALDAGRDIPGSTMVVAMARNGTEFGIQVSGTGDQWFTGPAQVAEGLFLGDYGPDDANPDIGDSAITETAGIGGFAMATAPAIVRLVGGTVPDALATTRRMHEITLAENPRWSVPVLEFQGTPTGIDVTKVCRTGILPQINTGMAGAVAGVGQVGAGLVTPPAEIFPQALAALADAARAAR, encoded by the coding sequence ATGAGCACCCCCCTCGTGACTGTCGGGGCCACGAGCCCCACGGTCGTCGCCTGCGGCGCCGACATGTTCGCCGACGCCGTCGCCGGCCAGGCCGTCGACGTCGAGCGCGTCGACTGGCGCCCGCCGATGCCCGGCACCGAGGCCGACCTGGCCGCCGTCGCCACCGACCCGCGCCGCCCCGAGGCCAACCGCCGCGCCGTCGAGGCGATGCTGGGCGTCACCGCCCACCTCGTCGACGTCGCCCCGGCGAGCGAGGTGCTCGGCCTCGAGCGGGGCCAGTTCCTCCACGCCGGCCCGCCGATCGCGTGGGAGCAGGCCTCGGGGCCGCTGCGCGGCGCCCTCATGGGTGGTGCGGCCCTCGAGGGTCTCGTCGACGACCCCGAGGACGCCGTCGCGCTGTTCGAGTCGGGCAGCAACGTCAGCCTCGAGCCGTGCCACCACCGCAGCGCCGTCGGCCCGATGGCCGGCGTGGTCACGCCGTCGATGTGGATGTGGGTCCTCGAGGACCGCGCCACGGGTCGCCGGACGTACTGCTCGCTCAACGAGGGCCTCGGCAAGGTGCTGCGCTACGGCGCGTACAACGACGAGGTGCTGACCCGCCTGCGCTGGATGGGCGACGTGCTCGGCCCGCTGCTGCAGGCCGCGGTACGCGGCACCGCGGAGGCCTCCGACGTCACCGGCATCCTCACCCAGATGCTGCAGATGGGCGACGAGGCGCACAACCGCAACCGTGCCGGCACGCTGATGCTGCTGCGTGACCTCTCACCCGCGATGGTCACGTCGGGCTTCGACGCAAAGGACGTCAGCGAGGCGCTGCGCTTCGTCGGCGGCAACGACCACTTCTTCCTCAACCTCGCGATGCCCGCCTGCAAGCTCGCGCTCGACGCCGGCCGCGACATCCCGGGCTCCACGATGGTGGTGGCGATGGCCCGCAACGGCACCGAGTTCGGCATCCAGGTCTCCGGCACCGGCGACCAGTGGTTCACCGGGCCGGCGCAGGTGGCCGAGGGGCTCTTCCTCGGCGACTACGGCCCGGACGACGCCAACCCCGACATCGGCGACTCCGCGATCACCGAGACCGCCGGCATCGGCGGCTTCGCGATGGCGACCGCGCCCGCGATCGTGCGCCTCGTCGGTGGCACCGTCCCCGACGCGCTGGCCACCACCCGACGGATGCACGAGATCACGCTCGCGGAGAACCCGCGCTGGTCGGTCCCCGTCCTCGAGTTCCAGGGCACGCCCACCGGCATCGACGTGACCAAGGTGTGCCGGACCGGGATCCTGCCGCAGATCAACACCGGCATGGCCGGTGCGGTCGCGGGCGTCGGACAGGTCGGTGCCGGGCTGGTCACCCCGCCGGCCGAGATCTTCCCGCAGGCCCTGGCCGCGCTCGCCGACGCGGCGCGGGCGGCGCGCTGA
- a CDS encoding lysophospholipid acyltransferase family protein — protein MLYTVAHGVIPPVARAVWRPTIEGLRHVPTTGPVIVASNHLSFFDSVVIPVVVPRKVVFLAKSDYFTGTGVKGALQRAWFEGLGMLPVDRDDTKAAIASLDTALEVLRRGEAFGIYPEGTRSRDGRLYRGRTGVAHLALTAGCPVVPVGLQGTEDIQPVGESRPRRAKVTVRFGEPITVAGEYDGVPSGRARRELTDRIMAAIGELSGQEPAGVYNERPARA, from the coding sequence ATGCTCTACACGGTCGCGCACGGCGTCATCCCTCCAGTGGCCCGTGCCGTGTGGCGCCCGACCATCGAGGGCCTGCGCCACGTGCCGACCACCGGTCCGGTCATCGTCGCGAGCAACCACCTGTCGTTCTTCGACAGCGTGGTGATCCCGGTCGTCGTGCCGCGCAAGGTCGTCTTCCTCGCCAAGTCCGACTACTTCACCGGCACCGGCGTCAAGGGAGCGCTGCAGCGGGCGTGGTTCGAGGGGCTCGGCATGCTGCCCGTCGACCGCGACGACACCAAGGCGGCGATCGCCAGCCTCGACACCGCGCTGGAGGTGCTGCGCCGGGGGGAGGCGTTCGGCATCTACCCCGAGGGCACGCGCTCGCGCGACGGCCGGCTCTACCGCGGTCGCACCGGCGTCGCCCACCTCGCGCTGACCGCGGGGTGCCCCGTCGTGCCGGTGGGGCTGCAGGGCACCGAGGACATCCAGCCCGTCGGCGAGAGCCGTCCCCGCCGCGCGAAGGTCACGGTGCGCTTCGGCGAGCCGATCACGGTCGCGGGGGAGTACGACGGCGTGCCCAGCGGCCGGGCGCGCCGCGAGCTCACCGACCGCATCATGGCGGCGATCGGTGAGCTCTCGGGGCAGGAGCCGGCGGGCGTCTACAACGAGCGGCCCGCGCGGGCCTGA
- a CDS encoding MGMT family protein, producing MTTGEERELYAELVLQCAESVPRGRVTTYGAIADVVGHRLGRGGPRLVGNVMATQGAAVAWWRVVRSNGSLPPSHDEEARQAYLEEGTPLRPGGAVDLRAAFVVPTLRGADAP from the coding sequence ATGACGACGGGGGAGGAGCGCGAGCTCTACGCCGAGCTGGTGCTGCAGTGCGCCGAGTCGGTGCCCCGGGGGCGGGTCACGACCTACGGTGCCATCGCCGACGTGGTCGGGCACCGGCTCGGCCGCGGCGGTCCCCGGCTGGTCGGCAACGTGATGGCCACGCAGGGTGCGGCCGTCGCGTGGTGGCGGGTCGTGCGCTCCAACGGCTCGCTCCCGCCGTCGCACGACGAGGAGGCGCGCCAGGCCTACCTCGAGGAGGGGACGCCGCTGCGTCCCGGGGGTGCGGTCGACCTGCGCGCGGCGTTCGTCGTCCCGACGCTCCGGGGCGCGGACGCTCCCTGA
- a CDS encoding DUF58 domain-containing protein yields MSSWRPTAGLVRACLLAFGGATGGLVLGQEVLLVLGAPFVLLAVMGVLHRPVRQPAVRTVIDHGRLHEGQGTTVRVEVDDLAGVEHVARVASPPAHVGTRPRYGAVGSLVADGLPVLEVSPRRWGRRELGVERVALTSHWAGWRWGPADMPEHGVLVLPQATPYDSRAEVPQPDGLVGSHRSRRLGSGTDFEGIRHFTAGDRLKRITWPVSLRTGELHVVTTRAEQDAGVWLVVDALRDIGESGGIDGAASTLDLTVRAASALAEHHVRTGDRVGLLVLSSDPVRIGLGSGPRHLQRLQGTLARVRADARSEPPERLDLGAGAGSVVHVLSPMLFTPLVTATAGLLRGGTAVVVIDTLGGHGSAPDPDPLALTSLAGRMQRIERDDRLRRLAELGCPVVAWRGPGTLDTVLRQLARRGRVPKVRA; encoded by the coding sequence GTGAGCTCGTGGCGGCCCACCGCGGGGCTGGTCCGGGCGTGCCTGCTGGCGTTCGGTGGCGCCACGGGCGGGCTCGTGCTCGGGCAGGAGGTGCTGCTCGTGCTCGGGGCGCCGTTCGTCCTCCTCGCGGTGATGGGGGTGCTGCACCGGCCGGTGCGGCAGCCCGCGGTCCGCACGGTGATCGACCACGGTCGGCTGCACGAGGGGCAGGGCACCACGGTCCGCGTCGAGGTCGACGACCTCGCCGGCGTGGAGCACGTGGCTCGCGTCGCGTCACCGCCGGCCCACGTCGGCACGCGCCCGCGCTACGGCGCCGTGGGGTCCCTCGTCGCCGACGGCCTGCCCGTGCTGGAGGTCAGCCCGCGCCGCTGGGGACGGCGCGAGCTCGGCGTGGAGCGCGTGGCGCTGACCAGCCACTGGGCGGGCTGGCGCTGGGGACCGGCGGACATGCCCGAGCACGGCGTCCTGGTGCTGCCCCAGGCGACGCCGTACGACAGCCGTGCCGAGGTGCCGCAGCCCGACGGGCTGGTCGGCTCCCACCGGTCGCGGCGGCTCGGCAGCGGCACGGACTTCGAGGGCATCCGGCACTTCACGGCGGGCGATCGGCTCAAGCGGATCACCTGGCCGGTGTCGCTGCGCACCGGCGAGCTGCACGTCGTCACCACGCGCGCCGAGCAGGACGCCGGGGTGTGGCTGGTGGTCGACGCGCTCCGCGACATCGGTGAGTCCGGCGGGATCGACGGCGCGGCGAGCACCCTCGACCTCACGGTCCGTGCGGCGAGCGCGCTCGCCGAGCACCACGTCCGCACCGGCGACCGGGTGGGGCTGCTGGTGCTCAGCTCCGACCCCGTCCGGATCGGTCTCGGCTCGGGGCCGCGCCACCTGCAGCGTCTGCAGGGCACGCTCGCCCGGGTCCGCGCCGATGCGCGCAGCGAGCCCCCGGAGCGGCTCGACCTCGGCGCGGGTGCGGGCAGCGTGGTCCACGTGCTGTCACCGATGCTCTTCACCCCGCTCGTCACCGCGACCGCCGGGCTGCTGCGCGGTGGTACGGCGGTGGTGGTCATCGACACCCTGGGAGGGCACGGCAGCGCGCCGGACCCCGACCCGCTGGCGCTGACGAGCCTGGCCGGGCGGATGCAGCGGATCGAGCGGGACGACCGGTTGCGCCGCCTCGCCGAGCTCGGCTGCCCGGTCGTCGCGTGGCGCGGCCCGGGGACGCTCGACACCGTGCTGCGCCAGCTCGCGCGGCGTGGCCGGGTGCCGAAGGTGCGTGCGTGA